The sequence cctgggctccccagtagtatatagccccctgtgctcccccatagtatatagccccctgtgctccccaatagtatatagccccctgtgctccccagtagtatatagctcccctgtgctcccccatagtatatagccccctgtgctcccccatagtatatagccccctgtgctcccccatagtatatagccccctgtgctccccaatagtatatagctcccctgtgctcccccatagtatatagccccctgtgctccccaatagtatatgcgctcccctgtgctcccccatagtatatagcccccctgtgctcccccatagtatatagccccctgttctccccatagtatatagctcccctgtgctcccccatagtatatagctcccctgtgctcccccataatatatagccccctgtgctcccccatagtatatagctcccctgtgctcccccatagtatatagctcccctgtgctcccccatagtatatagccctttgtgctccccaatagcatatgcgctccccctcccatataacaatgaaaaaaacaaacacttttactcacctaggtccacgcgttcctcttctcttccctcttgtggccgcacttcctgcggtcacaagtggctgcactccccttaccctcgcgctgacgctccagtgacgtcgggcgctagagggagagtgcggcctcttgtgaccgcaggaagtgcggccacaagagtgactgacagggagagagccattggctgtctctctgtcagtatcactGCTGATGAAGCGCCgccgcagcagcgggcgggcaggGGCAGCgacggacgggggggccctgcagggggcgcctgacaggctggtggccggagccctgtgcgaccgcactggtcgcacatagcaacggccggcctgctcggggtggcccctttaaccagtgggcccgttgcacgtgcaccatgtgccctctggttaaagcggccctggcccCAGGCagatattctcctattcatcagctgtgtgaacactgcacatgggctggattgttaagacacctgtgcagtgttcactgcagaggaataggacaaatcctgcctggggcattcctaatgatgaagagggtggggagaagggacggcggggtggtgcaaggttagggcatggatactctaggccatggcagtttgacacaaggctgcaagttaaaaagttgttttttaggacaataaccgcatcacctgccgaacggaccccaggacagaccttggattaaaagcagctatccgaagctacaagtggtggtgggggggcagactgtgggtacagagtcgttttaaatgAGCTAATACATTACTCTGGCTACCGGGTCACTGATGTCCcagttagccaatcagtggctttggcGGGACAgcagactgattggctgagcgggatgtcagtgaCCTGCGGACCGTAGAAGCAGACGGGAGctcgggcaggtaatgtattagcttaaGGCCCGGCAGCTAAGTAGGGGAGTGAAAATCTGCTGAAAGATTGCAGAGCCATATGTCATAACTGTGCCGAGCACTACAGCGGATTTCGTttcgatgcggtacgtgtgaaactaGCTTTGACGAGTCTTAATGTGTAGTGGTGGGTTCACAGGAACGGCTTCCAGCTGCACTATACATTGACAGCACAGATGAGGAAATGGAACAGTGTTTGAGTATTAGCAAGTAATGCTTATCCACTGTATACATTTATACAATTTTCTTCTATACTTTCTGCATTAATTCCAATCACAATATGTCTGTGGTCATTGAATGGGAACTTTCATTGTTTCCTTCCAGGCAGTATAAATATCTCCTGGTAATGCTCACACAGTGCATTGGAACTCTGATAACTTTATTGTGCACCCGTGTCATCATTGTTTTTAGCATACAATCGATCTCTAGAAGTTAACAATATTTCCAttaactgacagcaagcagagatcctgaaaaTGATGAAAAACTGAACATATTGGGgagaatttatcaagactggtgtatctATATGCCTGTCTTGACAAAAGTCTCGCTGCTCTGACTTACTGGATTTATTGAGAGGTGCACACTGTAGTTATTTAGTATTTAAGGggaattccactcaaacataacttttgatatgttgctgcccatagtgagactaacaattccttccatactccattattatctattcaatctccttcccctagttctgaactgctgctttctgttgaaaacacaaaaatctgtgtgtgagcttttctctctgtctctccctcctgagatggcagatgtaaacaagtccctggctggctttatctgcaacattgtagcttctttgtaatgctgggaggattaatctcaGTGAGattattagcaacttgacctcagaataatcctcccagcattacaaaaaagctacaatgttgcagataaagccagccagggacttgtttacatcagctatctcagaaggaagggggaaggagggggagacagagagaaaagctcacagacagatgtttgtgtcttcagcagaaagcagcagctgagaattgggggaagaagactgaatagataacaagtatggaatgaagtgttagtctcaccatgggcagtaacatatcaaaagctatgtttgagtggaatacccctttaaatacattgtaGTAAATCAACGGAGGGAAGGGCACGCTCCCCACCTGCCCAACCTCCTGACATGTAATGCTCAGACCTGGCAAACAGACGCAATATAATGAATATGAAAAGAAAGAGGTTGTGCAATATTTTGCACCTTTTTGCCAGTACTACAGGAATATTACAAAGTTGCAGTACTTTTCCTTAGACAATGAATATACTTCATTTGATGAaataggaatactcctttaacaaaTCTGTGTATGGATAAAACACAATGAGAGTTGCCCCCTTAGCTTGGCCACCTACAGAAGGGAATATACCTACTGAGGCACcagctacctacagggggaatcAGCTACTTACTGGGGAAGACTATCGAACTATGGTGGTGATTACCTGGCTGTCTACTGGAGTCCAACTACCTCCTGGGGAGACATCTATTTACCTATGGGGGAGAAAATATATACTCAGGGCTAACAACAGAGTGGCAACTACCTACTGGGGTGCCAATACCTACTGGTTGCACCCATCTACCTATTGAGGGGCACTTCGCTGCCCACTGGGGAGGACAGATACTCCACCTACCaagagaggcattattactatttggggcacaTTGAACTTGGGAAAAGGTGAAGATGATGTAGGAAAAGTGCTGAACCCTGGCCAAATGGAAAATGTATGCCTCCATActtaactgtatctcatcttataTCCAGGCCAGAGGCGGCCCAACAGGATACTAAAGCCTAGAGACTCCTTTCAATTTTTTTGCTCTAATGTGGCAAtcacatatatcatatatcatgACATTCACACATATAAACTCCTTGGTGCAATTCTTTTGTCAATGAGAGTACATTGTTGTGCTATACCCAGAAATACAATTAAAGTAATACGTGTCTAACCAATTCAAAACCAGGTTAGTTTCCTCCCTTCAAGGgataaatattagagatgagcaaacctggagcatgctcgagtccatccgaaccagaactttcggcatttgattagcggtggctgctaaagttggataaagccctaaggctatgtggaaaacatggatatagtcattggctgtatccatgttttccagataaccttagagctttatccaacttcagcagccccagctaatcaaatgccgaacgatcgggttcggatggactcaagcatgctcaaggttcgctcatctctaataaatattgAAGGTTAGGTTTGGGATGATTGGTCAGGACTAGAGTAAACGCTATGTTTTGTTGGGcatgtttgttttatttcatCAGTATGTGGCAATATTTACTTCCCTGCTGTAGCTGCAAATGTCATTTCTCAAAGTCTAACCAGCCGCTCCTGACTGCAACAAAGTGATCGGGAGATTTATCCTGTTATTCATGCCAGCAATAGAGGAGGTGACACTGCTAGATTCAGATGTAAgaacccctcagctgtgagcagtaTTAGATGGTGATGGAACTGAACCACTAAGTAGACAATATAAAGATTAAATTTTATTTCCACCCAAATGTAGAGCTGGTCTTACACATCATTATCACACTCGGAATACATTGTAAGATTGTTAGTTTTATTGGTTTTCTTGATTATGGCTGGGTCTGCAGTGGTCTCTCACTTTGCACCTCTTGTACCTTGCTTTCCCCTtctctgccttctcctgctgcaaGACCCTTCAGCACCCTCTCTTGGTATTGTTGTATGAGATGTAATATCATGTCCTGCATACAGGGGTCTCCAGGGGTTAATTTATCCAGATCTGCACTGATCATAGACTGAACAAAAGTCTTCCTCCTCTCTTCAGCTGCCTCCTCTATGACAACTTCAATCTCCCACAGGAGAAGCTCTTCATGCTGCTTCTGTTTGCTGTACTGCAGATGCTTTTTTAGGTATGGAAAGCGTGGTAGATAATATTCCAGGACCAGGCACAGAACCAGAAAAGAAAGGCCACAAATCTGTAAAAACATAAAGTAAAAAGATACAATTaaacattttagatttttttttttttttttaacaaaaagggATAATGGATGTATTAAGTGATAAGGGTCTTGGGCAAAGAAGTGGTAGATGAGGTTTAACACTTATTAATGTAAAGTTATGCCCAAGCCAAGATTATTTCCTAAAAAAGGAGATTTAGACAGCaaatttaaagaagtccagcaaaaagttttattaaagtattgtattgccctccaaaagttatacaaatccccaatatacacttattacgggaaatgctcataaagtgcttttttccctgcacttactactgcatcaaggcttcacttcctggataaaatggtgatgtcacgacccgactcccagagctgtgcaggctgtgactgctggagaggatgacggcagggggacactgagggacacagggcatccctctgccatcatcctctccagcagccacagcccgcacagctctgggagtcgggtcgtgacgtcaccatgttatccaggtagtaaAGCAtggatgcagcagtaagtgcagggaaaaaaagcactttataagcatttcgcgtaataagtttatattggtgatttgtataacttttgaggggcaatacaatactttaataaaaattttcgacggacttctcctttaattgtagTAACCAGTGTCAGACAGCAGTTGCCAATGCAAATAGGATCATGAGGTCAGAGATGcagaacacaaaacaaaacaagttcTACCATTAtgcaaatcactagtcagactgCACATGGAATATTGTATAGTATTGGGCACCAGTGTAGAAGAAAGTTGAAGAGTTAGAGCAGGTCTAAAGAAGGGTAACCAAAGTAATGGATAGAATAAATGGACTTAAGTTAAAAATTGCTTTAGAATGATCTAATAACTATATCAAGGATCTATAGATACTAAGAATTGTATCTATACCAAGGTGCAAGGAGTGAGACTATGAAACTTTCTGCcagagaaagtggtcatgttgaACTATAATAAATACATATTATAGTTAGAGGGCTTTTTTGGGCATTAGTATATGCCTCTctgtgcattaaaaaaataaaaggtgatCAACTTATCCCCCCCACTGCTGTCTGTCCCCTGTTGTCCTGTTCTTCCTCCTTTTGATGACGTTTGGTTTCCACAGGAACCCCCGACTACTTGTGCGGGAGAAAAACATCCTCGGAAGGAGGAAGAACTGGACAACAGCAAGAACTATCTGACAGCTGCAGAGAAGGTAAGTAAACCATTTTTAATACTCAGTAAGGAGTATATTAATGTATTAGAAATCCCCTTCAATAGATTCTGGGAAAGGCTCATCGATCCAGGAATTTATACTCATAGCCAGATTTTCTCTTTAAGATGAGAGCCCTGGGGACAATGAGACAGGATAAGTGGGCCCGAAAGCTAATAACCCCCACGctgcctacttgcagagcaggtcctAAGCAATGAAGGATCAAGCCGAAGAGAGCAAAGCTATCAAGTCCTGGACCCAAAACTCAAAGGTCCGGGAAGAGAAACACAGGAAGTACTGAAAAACATGGAATCTACAACTGAAGCAAAGACAAATGCAGAGAACACTTAAAAACCTGGAGCAGAATATAAAGCCCAAAAACAGAATCTTTTCCGCAGAGGTCGTAAAAGGacagcattttttttactttctttagGTTAACACTGCAGGGTAATAAGCCAAACTAGATAAATGTGTGCCTATTTTTTATCCTTATACATTGTTACTTtgattttcaatgcagatttcaCTCTTCACAATGCAAAGAGTTAATTATACAGCCAATTTACAACTAAATgtgtgaggctgcattcacacattccatgttccgcacggaacacggacgtggaatgccagtaacggacttctccccccacccgggcaccatctgtgataagatgctgggagcgggggtaCTGTACaaatatgcgccgcgctgtaatgacatagccgcatatctgtacagttcccccgcttccAGCAACTTATCACAGATGGTGCCCAGGCGGGGGGAgaagttacaggcattccacgtccgtgttccgtgcagaacacggaacgtgtgaatgcagccttaaagtgccactgtcattataactttcaaaatccagatcatcagtagatgtgatataaagcaagtttgcaatttatattcttttttttttttagttatcatggagaacatgacacttcctgttttctgactgttttttttttctcaaagagtcagaaaacaggaagtcctgtgtatcccatctgagcgctcacagaagaaggcagtcatgtaatttatggacacattgagccgtgactctctgcaccggccagaattcctgtgtttagtctgttttttgtttatccagcacaagtcagaaaagtctgccttcaggagacaggacctggatttctggtaagtttagctttgttttacagcatgataacaacaaaaaatgaatttaaattgcaaacttgctttatttaacatatactgttgatttagattttgaaagttataatgacaggtacactttgaaggggttatccagcgctacaaaaatatggccactttccccctactgttgtctccagattgggtggggttttgaaactctgttccattgaagtaaattcaaTTGAAATaaatgagcttaattgcaaactgcacctgaactggagacaacagtaggggaaaagtggccatgtttttgtagcgctggataacccctttaaggctcccaTACATTCTATGGTGAGGGTGGCTTTAAACGActttccaccaacagatgatgtaggTGAAAACCCCATCGTATCCAACCTTTTTGTTtgctgtctggctgcagcttactttTCCCCGCCCCAGAGAGAACACATTACTGTGTTTGTCTAGAGAagctgggagagataactgtccaCCAGACAGCTGACAGTTAATGAAGTGTATGGCCAACTTTACTTGCAGACTTTGCTTTACTGCCAGGACTAAATTTGGCCTTTTTCATTGTACTGTATGATAAAGTGTTCTGCCATTCTGCTTCCTGTTATTGAATAGAACTTTTTTTGGTTACATCCGATGGctcaaaggggaactctggataagaaaaacttattttctattaaaagtacattaacagttatatagatgtgtctatacaatgtattactgtatctgtacggtcctgccacactggtagctgatagaaatccaggaagtgaaaaaaatgccccctgtgccaattcacattgtctcctgctcccactgctctcccaccttaggagacaaatattccatgtatctgtctcacattgtgtgtgttttctgatgacgcagacagggggcagggtgtgatatcacaggaggcttgctggatcccccaatcccctgagtgattcaccatctctgaccagccagaagcagatgCAGCActcattttactgattgtgatgggtgggggactgtgatgatcagctggaatgacagaaacacaatacagaacaaaacccctcaaacaaattgatttttggtagtttcaaaactgggatagacaggtaagtaatgctatatgtttctgcagaagtttcttttttttaacctctacctggagttccccttttagactCATCATAAATTACTTTTCACAACTGAGGATTTACTGTAATTGCCTCCCTGGCCCTGGAGGaattataactattataatattataattttACTGCCTTTAGTTAAATAACCGTCCAGGAGGGAGATGTCTGCTGCCGATGTGGGTGGTTTAACTGTGTACATTGCGTATGACTGTAACACTGGTGTGAGCAGTGGGGATATAGCTCGACCTCTACACAAGACCGTTCTTGTACATTGACCGCTGGCAGATGTTTCCAAGATAGTGAAGAATAAAAAGAGAATGTCTGTTAGAACGCTGCAGAACTTTCCATTATGCAAGAAGACTGAAAATAACAAATTCCCATATGTTCTGGATGAATATTTTAGCCTAAACAGCAAGAGGAATGTGCATCGAGATTGAGCAATACTCTGCACATAGGGAGTGATACGGCAGTCTAATTCTTTCTTCTTGATTAACTATACCCAGTAGAAGAGGAGGCACATGGAAGACCGAAAGCCATAAGCACGGGATTGTTCCAGTGCACAGCatatattttccggcatataaaatgactttttaaccccgtaAAATCTGCCCAGAAGTTAGGGGTCATCTTATTCACGGGGAATGgttgccgcatacggtgggggaaCTAAAAAATGGCCTCATCCCCACTGTATGCGGCAaacgctataaaaaaaaaaacaattcaactCGCCTGTCATCCAGCCCCTGGCAGTTCCCAAGTAGGGGTTCACTGAAGTGGGAGGCAGAAACCCCACCACCTGTCTCCCCCCGGGCTGCAGGGCCTCCATTGCAAATAAAATCCACTCACCTGTCATCCGTTCCCCGAATCTCTCCCGGCAGCAGAGCATctctgagcttctccgatgagaagCTCGGTTGCCCAGGGGACTTCCGACGCAGAAGAACATGATGGGAGACGCAGGACTGCCGGAAACGGATAACAGGTGAATTGATTGTGGGTTTTTTTGCAATGGAGGCCCTGCAGCCAGGGGGAGTCaggcgttgggggggggggggggggttcctgccTCCCGCTTCAGTTTACCTCTGCCTGatcgcagcagggctccagctggttaaccctgctgtggtcagacaggggttaacattttcctggtcttatacgcccagtcgtctaatacgccggaaaatactgtatatattaaatactaaaagggcaaatTAGATGCACCATGTGGTCTTTTTCTACCGACAATTTATGTTTCTATAGAAAAGAAGTATCTCCCATGCTTTCCTTTCCACCTATCACACCCCCATTAATCCTCACCTGCAGTGAAGGGAAGAGATTACGTCTAACGTCATAGTCCACTTTACCAAAGAGGCAGGAGAGAAACCTCTCATTAAGCAGCACAATGAAGACCCAGATCAAGGGAGCTTTCCCAAGTTGTAGGAGAAACAGAATCTGGGCGGACAGCATCGGTGGTGGAGAGGGAAGCGTACTGGTCATTCTTCTTGATCTGAGTAGCAAATtagaaataactaaaaaaaatgctGGTAGAAATAAATAGACCAGGCAGTAGACAACCAATGTGTTGTACTGAGCAGGGCACTGAAACCGTGTCCCCAGCAGTGTCTCCATGAAAAGCAGCAGGACAATAAGAGCAGGGGTCCGGCACCTCTGCAGATGCACAAGGCTCAGTCTCTTCTCAGAAGGAACCATCTTCATTGTGATGTGGAGGAGGTTTGGATGTAGCTTCCAAAATCTGATGTGAAATAACGAAAACTTGTCGGAGACAAAGCTATTTCCCCACTCACCACTTCCTTAACACAGGATGTGCTTTGTACTAAGGTGGCGTGTTACTCTATCCTGTTGTAGTGTACCAGAGTTCAGTCCCTAGAGCTGGGCCCAGGAAGGAGTCTGGTTGCTGATTTATTGCTGTTTTACAAATGATATGAAGCAAGTTAGGATAACAATAGTGTAAAGTATTGTGTGTATTTTCCAAATACCAGTGTGCCTGGTGGGTCTAAAGACATgtgtcccccacacacacctacaTCCAGTAGTTAGGCAGGAGTGCCACCAACCGTCCCCTGGGTGTATTACATCAGTTAGAGTAGAAGGTTGTAGTAAGGGGTGGGGCTATGCTAATGAGCTCCACATAAAAAGGCAGTGGGGAAatagacttaaagcgtaactgtcatgtttttttatattgcagaaatcagtagtataagcgattttaagaaactctgtaataggtttcatcagccaaaaaagcctccttctgtactcaagaagcaatctcccagcctccccccctgacttcttatctgtgcattatcaggcaaacacgtcttcattacagagaagccagtgaagacgggctctgctctcccattctatccctatgaaggggggaggggccgagggagatgagggagcaggaagagatgacatgaaggtcagctgtttgtagactgtctgggcacctaagacgctggatttaggggtcagaaaggtcagtgcttatctatgaacttactgagagaagattgcagggtgttgtgctgtgcaggactgctccgtgctcagtcactcctaacaggccctcccctctccatagccacataatggacacagaaatcctgcttcttctgcagtgaggggggaggctgggagattgctttttcagtccagaaggaaactcttttggtttataaaacctattacagagtttcttaaaatcgcttgaactgttgatatttaatgttttcaaacaaatggccctgaaatgacagttacactttaaggccatattGTTGGGGGTGGAGGGTAACTCTCTCCTCCCCCAACTTCGAAGTTTGAGGGGCAACATATTGATAACCCTTGGACATTCTAGGATCCAAAAAATGACTTTTAGCCCTAGATACTGAAGACTCCAGTCTCACTGGTTACTAACTATTGTCAGAAAAAGGGGCGTCTCTTTTCTTAGACAGCatggtggctcattggttagcactgtagctttGAAGAGCGTCTTAGTCACCATGTCATCAGCCAGTCGTCAATACTAGAGAATTGGCCCCAGGGGAACCACAAAGTTCCACCACATTGACTTCCACTAATGCCAGTGAGTAGATTTTCTCCCTGCAGAGGCCCTTGGTTTTATCTATGACAAAGACAGGACCAGCCGTTATCAGTTAGAATTCCCCTCAGGGCCGTGGCGCTAGATAACTCACACTGCCTTAACCAGCTATCATCCCCCTATTTCCTCTCTTCCTCTTCTGGTTCGCTGCACTGCTACCTTGATCTTCTTATATTAATGCTATATTTTTCATCTCTAAAGAGTTCTCTAAAATTCTAATGATGATAAAAGGTTTGTGCTTACATTCCAGCACAATACTATGAGTAACACTATATGATCCCTGATCAATAGACATTGGTTCATGATTGAGGAGGATGAGAATGTGGGTCAGATAGCAAGAAATCGACCCTTGATAGCTTTTAAAAGATGTAAGAAGATTCTGTGTCTAAGATGCCGGAGCGAGGGCCAAGATGGTGCATGCGCACTGGGTTTGGCACATGCTGTGGGCACTATCTTGATCCTCAACCCGGTGTCTTAGGCATGGGATTTCCCTCCTCCATTATCATGATCTACAGGTAtgatgtatacagctgtatataataTGCAATTAGAATATATAAGCAAGCCCCTCACATGTAACCAAGTCTCGGGATCAGGACGCAGCACAAAGGGTAGTTTAGAGCGAATCGCTTCATTcccatctgcattctgctcatcaggctgcgggctttgaagtctgctctgtgccactcctccccaggtgctgggaaaagatggatcctgtCCTGGGAGTAGCATGGAGCGGAGCAGTCTTCAAAGCCTGCACAATGATTAGCAGAATCCCGATagaaacaaagtgctttgcttcgttcctactgtatattcactcatctttagttaCAGAACTGGACGGGGGTCAGATAAATTGAAAATAACAAATTCTACTGTGTTCTCTGGAGGAACGTTTTTTTCTTAACAGTTAACAGAAGTGTGCATCGAGACTGGGCAATGCCTGCACATATAGAGGTATTGcatactatggctatgttcac is a genomic window of Dendropsophus ebraccatus isolate aDenEbr1 chromosome 4, aDenEbr1.pat, whole genome shotgun sequence containing:
- the LOC138788585 gene encoding uncharacterized protein: MKMVPSEKRLSLVHLQRCRTPALIVLLLFMETLLGTRFQCPAQYNTLVVYCLVYLFLPAFFLVISNLLLRSRRMTSTLPSPPPMLSAQILFLLQLGKAPLIWVFIVLLNERFLSCLFGKVDYDVRRNLFPSLQICGLSFLVLCLVLEYYLPRFPYLKKHLQYSKQKQHEELLLWEIEVVIEEAAEERRKTFVQSMISADLDKLTPGDPCMQDMILHLIQQYQERVLKGLAAGEGREGESKVQEVQSERPLQTQP